Proteins from one Niallia circulans genomic window:
- a CDS encoding RNA-binding protein produces the protein MSIYQHFRPEEKEFIDQVINWRQYVEDSYATKLTDFLDPREQKIVNTIIGQNSDVKVAFAGGTKAPERKRALLYPSYYEPTEDDFQLSIYEIEYAKKFVKLEHPQVLGSIMSLGLSRSKFGDILIKAGDVQLIVCKEVEDYIRLQLESIGKAKVELKPIDKHMVIALEEEWVEMSTTLASLRLDATIAAIYNISRQKAQVYIASSLVKVNWAAVENASFICEEGDVISVRGHGRSVIKSLEGKTKKDKWRVVVGKLK, from the coding sequence ATGTCGATATACCAGCATTTTCGGCCAGAGGAAAAGGAGTTTATCGATCAAGTCATAAACTGGCGCCAATATGTCGAAGATTCCTATGCAACGAAATTGACGGATTTTTTAGATCCTCGCGAACAAAAGATTGTGAACACGATAATTGGGCAAAATAGTGATGTAAAGGTTGCTTTTGCAGGTGGTACGAAAGCACCTGAACGAAAAAGAGCCTTATTGTATCCCTCTTATTATGAACCAACAGAAGACGATTTTCAGCTTTCAATATACGAAATTGAATACGCAAAAAAATTCGTGAAACTTGAGCATCCACAGGTACTTGGAAGCATTATGTCATTAGGTCTCTCCCGCAGTAAGTTTGGCGATATCCTTATCAAAGCTGGGGATGTTCAACTGATTGTCTGCAAAGAAGTAGAGGATTATATCCGTCTTCAGCTTGAGTCGATTGGAAAAGCAAAGGTAGAATTAAAACCGATTGATAAGCATATGGTGATCGCTCTTGAAGAGGAATGGGTGGAGATGAGCACGACACTTGCCTCCTTAAGACTTGATGCGACGATTGCTGCCATTTATAATATTTCCAGACAAAAGGCCCAAGTCTATATTGCTTCAAGTCTTGTGAAAGTAAACTGGGCTGCTGTTGAAAATGCTTCCTTTATTTGTGAGGAAGGCGATGTTATTTCTGTCAGAGGGCATGGCAGATCTGTTATTAAATCGCTTGAAGGAAAAACAAAAAAAGATAAATGGCGTGTTGTGGTCGGCAAATTAAAATAA
- a CDS encoding YggT family protein yields MGLILAIVSKLITFYSYALIIYIFMSWIPNARETWIGTFLARICEPYLEQFRKIIPPIGMIDISPIVAIFVLNLARMGVFQIFSWV; encoded by the coding sequence ATGGGTTTGATCCTGGCAATTGTTTCTAAGTTAATTACTTTTTACTCTTATGCGCTGATTATTTACATTTTTATGTCTTGGATACCAAATGCAAGAGAAACATGGATTGGCACTTTCCTTGCGCGGATTTGTGAACCATATTTAGAGCAGTTTAGAAAGATAATCCCGCCAATTGGAATGATTGATATCTCACCAATCGTGGCTATCTTTGTATTAAATTTAGCTAGAATGGGTGTTTTTCAAATTTTCAGCTGGGTTTAA
- a CDS encoding cell division protein SepF: protein MSIKSKIKTFFFLEDEDYEEEEYEQEQEPVRNQRQQPTQSYFQQQQQQQQQQPVQQQQQKQNVVSLQSVQKASKVFLVEPRVYAEAQDIADQLKNRRAVVVNLQRIDKEQGKRIVDFLSGTVYAIGGDIQKVGTDIFLCTPDNVEVSGNISQLLQETEFENARW from the coding sequence TTGAGTATAAAATCAAAAATTAAAACATTTTTTTTCTTAGAAGATGAAGATTATGAAGAAGAAGAGTACGAACAGGAGCAAGAGCCAGTGAGAAACCAGAGACAGCAGCCAACTCAGTCCTATTTTCAGCAGCAACAGCAACAGCAGCAGCAGCAGCCTGTTCAACAGCAACAGCAAAAGCAAAACGTTGTCAGCCTGCAAAGTGTGCAAAAGGCTTCGAAAGTATTTTTGGTTGAACCAAGAGTGTATGCAGAAGCACAGGATATTGCAGACCAATTGAAAAACAGACGTGCAGTTGTCGTCAATCTGCAAAGAATTGACAAGGAGCAAGGGAAACGCATAGTCGATTTTTTAAGCGGGACAGTTTATGCTATAGGGGGAGATATCCAGAAGGTTGGAACTGACATCTTCTTATGCACACCAGATAATGTGGAAGTTTCAGGTAATATCTCTCAGCTTCTTCAAGAAACTGAATTTGAAAATGCGAGGTGGTAA
- a CDS encoding YggS family pyridoxal phosphate-dependent enzyme, translating to MQVKHNLEGIREKVKLACEKADRSVEDITIIAVTKYVTIERAKEALEAGVINLGENREEGLLAKREVLMDEPVWHFIGSLQTRKVKSIIDHVDYIHSLDRLSLAKEINKRAVKKIKCFVQVNVSQEESKHGIAVEDTIDFIKSLEVLPNIEIVGLMTMAPFTDEEELLRNCFRNLKKLQTEVQKLSLSNAPCQELSMGMSNDYSIAIEEGATMIRIGTALVGSEK from the coding sequence ATGCAAGTTAAGCATAATTTAGAGGGAATTAGGGAAAAGGTGAAATTGGCTTGTGAAAAAGCTGATCGATCCGTTGAAGATATCACCATAATCGCAGTGACAAAATATGTTACAATAGAAAGAGCAAAAGAAGCTTTGGAAGCAGGTGTTATCAATCTTGGTGAAAACCGGGAGGAAGGCCTGCTTGCAAAACGTGAGGTGCTGATGGACGAGCCAGTTTGGCACTTTATCGGTTCCTTGCAAACTCGCAAGGTAAAAAGCATTATAGATCATGTCGATTACATTCATTCACTTGACCGTTTGTCTTTAGCGAAAGAAATAAACAAGCGAGCTGTTAAGAAAATCAAGTGTTTTGTTCAGGTTAATGTTTCGCAAGAAGAATCAAAGCATGGCATAGCAGTTGAGGACACAATTGATTTTATTAAAAGCCTTGAAGTACTACCTAATATTGAAATAGTTGGCTTAATGACAATGGCGCCATTTACTGATGAGGAAGAATTACTGCGAAATTGCTTCCGAAACTTAAAAAAACTTCAGACAGAGGTGCAAAAGCTTTCATTAAGCAATGCACCATGCCAGGAGCTTTCCATGGGAATGTCTAATGACTACTCAATTGCTATCGAAGAAGGTGCAACGATGATTCGCATCGGTACAGCACTCGTTGGCAGTGAGAAATAG
- the pgeF gene encoding peptidoglycan editing factor PgeF: MEPFLLKDAEYFTIQSWCKDHPHLTAGFTTKNGGTSTGHHKGLNMAYHVNDSKEKVTANRQIIANKLDFPLTNWVGSEQTHKNSIWEVSTIDAGKGACDYESALPDTDGLFTREEGILLTLCYADCVPLYFIHSKTKAIGIAHAGWQGTVQGIAIEMVKVFTSHGIDPGEMEVAIGPSITDKQYIVDSRVIDKVDEALDASDNRPYKLVSPNQYSLSLQELNKQLLIKAGIQDSKIQVTSLCTSEQESYFFSHRRDKGQTGRMMSFIGWREDV, translated from the coding sequence ATGGAACCTTTTCTATTAAAAGACGCTGAATATTTTACAATTCAATCATGGTGTAAAGACCACCCTCATTTGACTGCAGGGTTCACAACGAAAAATGGCGGCACAAGCACAGGACACCATAAAGGTTTAAATATGGCCTATCATGTTAATGATTCAAAGGAGAAGGTAACAGCAAACAGGCAAATTATTGCGAATAAGCTTGATTTTCCTTTAACGAATTGGGTAGGTTCTGAACAAACCCACAAAAACTCCATTTGGGAAGTATCAACTATTGATGCTGGCAAAGGAGCTTGTGACTATGAAAGTGCGTTGCCAGATACAGATGGCTTGTTTACACGGGAAGAGGGCATTTTACTTACGCTTTGCTATGCTGACTGTGTTCCACTATATTTCATTCATAGCAAAACAAAAGCAATTGGTATTGCCCACGCTGGTTGGCAAGGCACTGTACAAGGAATCGCAATAGAAATGGTGAAGGTGTTTACATCACATGGAATTGATCCAGGTGAAATGGAAGTTGCCATCGGTCCGTCCATTACAGATAAGCAATACATAGTCGACAGCCGTGTTATTGATAAAGTAGACGAAGCTTTAGATGCAAGTGATAATAGGCCATACAAGCTTGTTTCACCAAATCAATATTCATTGAGCTTGCAAGAGCTCAACAAACAGCTGTTAATAAAGGCAGGCATACAGGATAGTAAGATTCAAGTAACCAGTCTTTGCACGAGCGAACAGGAGTCCTATTTCTTTTCCCATAGGCGGGATAAAGGGCAGACAGGAAGAATGATGAGTTTTATTGGCTGGAGAGAGGATGTTTAA
- a CDS encoding YlmC/YmxH family sporulation protein, protein MLKISDFQVKDVVNVADGKKLGNIGDIDINLQTGKIDAIIIGGPGKVLGFFNREADIVIPWSNILKIGEDVILVKYTKSLELIEVEE, encoded by the coding sequence ATGCTGAAAATATCTGACTTTCAAGTGAAGGACGTCGTCAATGTAGCGGATGGAAAAAAGCTTGGTAATATAGGAGATATCGATATAAATTTACAGACAGGCAAGATTGATGCAATCATTATTGGCGGACCAGGCAAGGTATTGGGCTTCTTTAACAGAGAGGCTGATATTGTTATTCCATGGAGCAATATCTTGAAAATTGGGGAAGATGTCATATTAGTAAAATACACTAAATCATTAGAGTTAATTGAAGTAGAAGAATAG
- the sigG gene encoding RNA polymerase sporulation sigma factor SigG, which yields MTRNKVEICGVDTSKLPVLKNEEMRELFKQMHKGDISARESLVNGNLRLVLSVIQRFNNRGEFVDDLFQVGCIGLMKSIDNFDLSQNVKFSTYAVPMIIGEIRRYLRDNNPIRVSRSLRDIAYKALQVRERLMSKTSKEPTAEEIAKELDIPHEDIVFALDAIQDPVSLFEPIYNDGGDPIYVMDQLSDEKNKDIQWVEELALKEGMRRLNDREKLILRKRFFQGKTQMEVADEIGISQAQVSRLEKAAIKQMNKNIQS from the coding sequence TTGACTCGAAATAAAGTAGAAATTTGCGGTGTGGATACATCTAAGCTTCCAGTATTAAAAAACGAAGAAATGAGAGAGCTCTTCAAGCAAATGCATAAGGGAGATATTTCCGCTAGAGAAAGTCTCGTAAATGGTAATCTTCGCCTCGTTTTGAGTGTAATCCAGCGGTTTAATAACAGAGGTGAGTTTGTCGATGACTTATTTCAAGTTGGTTGTATCGGTCTAATGAAATCTATTGATAATTTTGATTTAAGTCAAAACGTAAAGTTTTCCACCTATGCTGTCCCGATGATTATTGGTGAAATCCGCCGATACTTGCGCGATAATAACCCGATAAGAGTGTCCAGATCCTTAAGGGATATAGCTTATAAAGCATTGCAAGTCAGGGAGCGATTGATGAGTAAAACATCAAAAGAGCCAACAGCGGAGGAAATCGCAAAAGAGCTTGATATTCCACATGAGGATATTGTATTCGCATTGGATGCTATTCAAGATCCCGTTTCACTCTTTGAGCCGATATACAATGATGGAGGAGATCCAATTTACGTCATGGACCAGTTAAGTGACGAAAAAAACAAGGATATCCAATGGGTCGAGGAGCTAGCGCTCAAAGAAGGTATGCGACGATTGAATGATCGAGAAAAACTTATATTGAGAAAGCGATTTTTTCAAGGAAAAACGCAAATGGAAGTTGCTGATGAAATAGGTATCTCGCAAGCTCAGGTATCAAGATTAGAAAAAGCTGCTATTAAACAAATGAATAAAAACATTCAAAGCTAA
- the sigE gene encoding RNA polymerase sporulation sigma factor SigE has protein sequence MKKLKLRLTYYWYKLLIKLGLKTDEVFYIGGSEALPPPLSKEEEEELLQKLPEGDQAARSILIERNLRLVVYIARKFENTGINIEDLISIGTIGLIKAVNTFNPEKKIKLATYASRCIENEILMYLRRNNKIRSEVSFDEPLNIDWDGNELLLSDVMGTEEDIITKDLDASVDKKLLIRALHQLSKREKQIMELRFGLGTGEEKTQKDVADMLGISQSYISRLEKRIIKRLQKEFNKMV, from the coding sequence ATGAAAAAATTAAAGCTTCGCTTAACCTACTACTGGTATAAGCTCTTAATAAAATTAGGTTTGAAAACAGATGAAGTTTTTTATATTGGCGGAAGCGAAGCATTGCCTCCCCCATTAAGCAAGGAAGAAGAGGAAGAACTACTGCAAAAGCTGCCAGAAGGTGATCAGGCAGCAAGATCTATTTTAATTGAACGCAATTTACGGCTAGTTGTTTATATTGCGAGGAAATTTGAAAATACCGGTATTAATATTGAGGACTTAATAAGCATTGGCACAATCGGATTAATTAAAGCTGTCAATACTTTTAACCCTGAGAAGAAAATTAAGCTTGCTACATATGCATCAAGATGTATTGAAAATGAGATTTTGATGTATTTAAGAAGGAACAATAAGATACGATCAGAGGTATCCTTTGATGAACCGCTGAATATTGACTGGGACGGAAATGAGCTCCTGTTATCAGATGTGATGGGAACAGAGGAAGATATTATTACAAAGGATCTTGATGCAAGTGTAGATAAGAAGCTGCTAATCAGAGCATTGCATCAATTATCAAAAAGAGAAAAACAAATCATGGAGCTTCGTTTTGGTCTTGGAACAGGTGAGGAAAAGACACAAAAGGATGTTGCTGATATGCTCGGCATATCTCAGTCTTATATCTCAAGACTGGAAAAAAGAATTATTAAGAGACTGCAGAAGGAATTTAACAAAATGGTTTAA
- the spoIIGA gene encoding sigma-E processing peptidase SpoIIGA: MAIYLDVIWLLNFLFDSLLLYLTAIILKRDIKLWRVLCGGLIGSIIILLAVTPYHIYTSHPISKLLFSCVMVLTVFGYKRLRYYLSGLMTFYFVTFLIGGVLIGSHYFIQFDFQLSTSVLLASVKGFGDPISWLFVLLGFPAAWHFSKKNVESMEITKIKYDEIVQVKFQIAGTEFSLKGLVDSGNQVYDPISRVPVMFVSINAMKATDIPKELIEIVDDSDSIIHGKVQLNDDWQYRMRIIPYKVMGKEHQLMIAIKPEELIIENKEGSFLVEKGLISFTRQQLSSDDAFSCIVHPKMLTGNKINEVKRGMVS; encoded by the coding sequence TTGGCCATTTATTTAGATGTAATATGGCTGCTGAATTTCCTGTTTGACAGCTTGCTGCTCTATTTGACAGCCATCATCCTAAAGAGAGATATAAAGCTGTGGAGAGTGCTGTGCGGCGGTCTGATTGGATCAATTATCATCCTCTTGGCTGTCACTCCATATCATATCTATACAAGTCATCCAATCTCTAAGCTATTGTTCTCTTGCGTTATGGTTTTGACTGTTTTTGGTTATAAAAGACTTCGCTATTATCTCAGTGGATTAATGACATTTTATTTTGTCACATTTCTTATTGGCGGAGTTTTAATCGGCTCACATTATTTTATTCAATTTGATTTTCAATTATCTACTTCTGTTCTACTTGCAAGTGTTAAAGGCTTTGGTGATCCTATCAGTTGGCTGTTTGTTTTGCTTGGTTTTCCTGCAGCATGGCATTTTTCTAAAAAGAATGTGGAAAGCATGGAAATTACGAAAATTAAATATGATGAAATTGTTCAGGTGAAGTTTCAAATTGCAGGAACAGAGTTCTCATTAAAAGGGCTTGTTGACAGTGGCAACCAGGTGTACGATCCGATTTCGCGGGTACCTGTCATGTTTGTCTCCATTAATGCGATGAAAGCAACAGATATCCCGAAAGAGCTTATTGAAATTGTCGATGATTCTGATTCCATTATTCATGGAAAGGTACAGCTTAATGATGATTGGCAATATAGAATGCGGATTATCCCATATAAAGTTATGGGGAAGGAGCACCAGCTTATGATTGCCATCAAGCCTGAAGAGCTTATCATTGAAAATAAAGAAGGAAGCTTCTTAGTGGAAAAAGGGCTAATTTCATTTACGAGACAGCAGCTGTCATCAGATGACGCATTTTCTTGCATTGTTCACCCAAAGATGCTGACAGGCAACAAAATCAATGAAGTCAAACGTGGAATGGTCAGTTAA
- the ftsZ gene encoding cell division protein FtsZ — protein sequence MLEFDTNIDSLAVIKVIGVGGGGNNAVNRMIEHGVQGVEFIAVNTDAQALNLSKAEIKMQIGGKLTRGLGAGANPDVGKKAAEESKEQIEEALKGADMVFVTAGMGGGTGTGAAPVIAQIAKDIGALTVGVVTRPFTFEGRKRSTHAASGISALKEAVDTLIVIPNDRLLEIVDKSTPMLEAFREADNVLRQGVQGISDLIATPGLINLDFADVKTIMVNKGSALMGIGVASGENRAAEAAKKAISSPLLETSIDGAQGVLMNITGGSNLSLYEVQEAADIVASASDQDVNMIFGSVINENLKDEIVVTVIATGFNQDTMPVSSARPSLNNMKPSSSPGSSREVKREESPNNNVKEPVRNNNIQSGEDTLDIPTFLRNRNRRR from the coding sequence ATGTTAGAATTTGATACAAATATAGATTCATTAGCTGTAATAAAGGTAATTGGAGTCGGGGGCGGCGGAAACAACGCTGTCAATCGAATGATTGAGCATGGTGTTCAAGGAGTCGAGTTTATTGCGGTAAATACAGACGCTCAGGCACTTAACTTGTCAAAAGCAGAAATAAAAATGCAAATCGGCGGCAAATTAACTAGAGGTTTAGGTGCCGGTGCTAACCCAGATGTGGGTAAAAAAGCAGCAGAGGAAAGTAAAGAACAAATTGAAGAAGCTCTTAAAGGAGCAGATATGGTATTTGTTACCGCAGGTATGGGCGGTGGAACAGGAACTGGTGCAGCTCCTGTTATTGCGCAAATCGCAAAAGATATTGGTGCATTGACTGTCGGTGTTGTCACAAGACCATTCACATTTGAAGGGCGCAAACGTTCTACACATGCAGCAAGCGGAATCTCTGCTCTTAAAGAAGCTGTAGACACATTAATTGTTATTCCGAATGACCGTCTGCTTGAGATAGTTGATAAGAGCACTCCGATGCTTGAAGCATTCAGGGAAGCAGATAACGTATTAAGACAAGGTGTCCAAGGTATTTCTGACCTTATCGCTACACCTGGATTAATCAACCTTGACTTTGCCGATGTGAAAACAATCATGGTCAACAAAGGTTCTGCATTGATGGGTATCGGTGTAGCGTCAGGTGAAAATCGTGCTGCTGAAGCAGCGAAAAAAGCAATATCTTCTCCATTGCTTGAGACATCTATTGATGGAGCTCAAGGTGTGCTGATGAATATTACTGGCGGTTCCAACCTAAGTCTTTACGAGGTACAGGAAGCAGCAGATATTGTCGCTTCTGCATCTGACCAAGACGTTAACATGATCTTCGGTTCAGTTATTAACGAAAATTTAAAAGATGAAATTGTCGTAACAGTAATTGCGACTGGTTTCAATCAAGATACAATGCCGGTATCTTCTGCAAGACCTTCTTTAAACAATATGAAGCCGTCAAGCAGCCCTGGAAGTTCACGTGAAGTGAAGCGCGAGGAGTCTCCAAACAACAATGTGAAAGAGCCTGTTCGCAATAACAATATTCAATCAGGTGAAGATACACTAGATATACCAACATTTTTGCGTAACCGAAATCGCAGAAGATAA
- the ftsA gene encoding cell division protein FtsA produces MNSNEFYVSLDIGTSSVKVIIGEMINESLNIIGVGIVPSEGLRKGSIVDIDETVHSIRRAIEQAERMIGVEIKQVIVGVSGNHVSLQPSHGVVAVSSENREITIEDVLRVKDAAQVVSIPPEKEIIDIIPKQFIVDGLDEITDPRGMIGVRLEMEGIIITGSKTILHNTLRCVEKAGLEIVDITLQPLAAGSFALSKDEKNLGVALLDIGGGSTTIAVFENGFLKKTSVLPIGGDHITKDLSIGLRTTTEDAEKIKVKYGYAYYNHASEEEVFSVPIIGSDQHQQFNQLELADIIEARLEEMFDLVMDELERLGVYDLPGGFVLSGGVAGTKGILELAQEVFQNRVRIAIPDYIGVREAQYTTAVGLIKFSYKNNKLQGGNIHQAEPVAVGEPKEKRAPKQAPQKASYEKQPVEKGPSKLKKFMGYFFD; encoded by the coding sequence ATGAACAGCAATGAATTTTATGTAAGTCTTGACATCGGTACATCCAGCGTGAAAGTAATCATTGGCGAAATGATTAATGAGTCCTTAAACATTATTGGAGTAGGCATCGTACCTTCTGAAGGGTTGAGGAAGGGTTCTATTGTTGATATAGATGAAACCGTTCATTCCATACGAAGAGCTATTGAACAAGCGGAAAGAATGATTGGTGTAGAAATTAAACAAGTGATTGTTGGCGTTTCGGGAAATCATGTAAGCTTGCAGCCTTCACATGGAGTAGTGGCAGTTTCAAGTGAAAATCGTGAAATCACAATAGAAGATGTATTGAGAGTAAAGGATGCAGCGCAAGTTGTTTCCATTCCGCCAGAGAAAGAAATAATCGATATAATTCCTAAGCAATTTATTGTGGATGGTCTTGATGAAATTACAGATCCTCGCGGGATGATAGGCGTTCGCCTAGAAATGGAAGGAATCATTATTACAGGCAGCAAGACGATACTACATAACACGCTTCGCTGTGTGGAAAAAGCAGGTTTGGAGATTGTTGACATTACATTACAGCCTCTTGCCGCTGGTTCCTTCGCGCTGTCTAAAGATGAAAAAAATCTCGGAGTAGCATTGCTTGATATTGGAGGCGGTTCTACGACGATTGCCGTTTTTGAAAATGGCTTCTTGAAAAAAACAAGCGTCTTGCCAATTGGCGGAGATCATATTACAAAGGATCTTTCCATTGGCTTGCGTACAACAACCGAAGATGCGGAGAAAATAAAGGTTAAATACGGCTATGCTTATTACAACCATGCATCAGAGGAAGAGGTCTTCAGTGTACCAATCATCGGGAGCGACCAGCACCAGCAGTTCAACCAATTGGAACTTGCCGACATCATTGAGGCAAGATTGGAAGAAATGTTTGACTTAGTGATGGACGAGCTTGAAAGATTAGGAGTATATGATCTTCCAGGCGGTTTTGTCCTTTCCGGAGGTGTGGCTGGCACAAAAGGTATTCTTGAGCTCGCACAAGAGGTTTTCCAAAATCGGGTTCGAATTGCAATACCTGATTATATTGGTGTTAGGGAAGCTCAATACACGACTGCCGTTGGTTTAATTAAGTTCTCCTACAAGAACAATAAGCTGCAAGGTGGAAATATCCATCAGGCAGAGCCAGTTGCGGTTGGTGAACCAAAGGAAAAAAGAGCGCCAAAACAGGCTCCGCAAAAAGCATCATATGAAAAGCAGCCTGTCGAAAAAGGGCCATCAAAACTAAAGAAATTTATGGGATACTTTTTCGATTAA
- a CDS encoding small basic family protein yields MWLPIFGLIVGISLGLLTDITVPDEYANYLSIAVLAALDTLFGGIRAHLQNIYDEKVFVSGFFFNILLAASLAFLGVHLGVDLYLAAIFAFGVRLFQNIAVIRRIILTKWENKREKTEKNHS; encoded by the coding sequence ATGTGGCTGCCTATATTTGGCCTTATTGTCGGCATTTCACTTGGCCTACTGACAGATATAACGGTACCTGATGAATATGCCAATTATCTATCAATAGCTGTGCTTGCAGCACTTGATACCTTGTTTGGCGGCATCAGGGCCCACCTGCAAAATATATATGATGAAAAGGTATTCGTATCAGGTTTTTTCTTTAATATTCTCCTTGCAGCAAGTTTAGCTTTTCTCGGTGTTCATCTTGGTGTAGACTTATATTTAGCTGCCATATTTGCCTTCGGTGTAAGGCTGTTTCAAAATATCGCAGTCATTAGGAGAATCATCTTGACAAAGTGGGAAAATAAAAGAGAAAAAACTGAAAAAAATCATTCATAA
- a CDS encoding DUF881 domain-containing protein has protein sequence MNKKLFTMTIITLVIGFMLAVQFQTVKKPKVRDTRDTWELKQALLKEKETELKLLSEIRTANQKVDEYKNDSSQTKEELLQDTIDELKDEIGLTEKNGYGIIINVQSVSPDLLMGEEQGSISADLLKRLINDLNQYGAKEISIAEHRYINTSVIRDINGEIKMDGYPVDGLPLTIKVIAADKNSAEQLYNRMKVSRSADDFFIEDLLLDVKKTQQKITIPAYEGNLRIRYIKPAGNEEGGGS, from the coding sequence GTGAATAAAAAACTTTTCACTATGACAATCATTACACTAGTTATTGGTTTTATGCTTGCCGTTCAATTTCAGACAGTTAAGAAGCCGAAGGTTCGGGACACAAGGGATACTTGGGAACTGAAACAAGCGCTTCTTAAGGAAAAGGAAACGGAGCTTAAGCTGTTGAGTGAAATTCGTACAGCAAACCAAAAAGTGGACGAGTATAAAAACGACAGCTCACAGACAAAAGAAGAGCTACTACAAGACACAATCGACGAGCTTAAAGACGAAATAGGCCTGACAGAAAAAAACGGTTACGGGATAATCATAAATGTTCAGTCCGTCAGCCCGGATTTGCTTATGGGAGAAGAGCAGGGCTCCATCTCGGCAGATTTGCTTAAAAGGCTGATTAATGATTTGAACCAGTATGGTGCAAAGGAAATCTCTATTGCCGAACATCGATATATAAATACATCTGTCATCAGGGACATCAATGGGGAGATTAAGATGGATGGCTATCCAGTTGACGGGCTGCCATTGACAATAAAAGTGATAGCAGCAGACAAAAACAGTGCCGAGCAGCTTTATAATCGCATGAAGGTATCTAGGTCTGCTGACGATTTCTTCATTGAAGACTTATTGCTTGATGTAAAAAAAACACAGCAAAAAATAACGATTCCTGCATATGAGGGCAATTTAAGGATTCGATATATAAAGCCTGCTGGAAATGAAGAAGGAGGCGGTTCTTGA
- a CDS encoding DUF881 domain-containing protein has product MKNRRKGSHVIFSFVFLVLGFIVAFAFQVAQADKDKNKLSDSQFDRDLSLRNELIDQEEKNNQLFKELEQAQKELSDYEKELSTKADSYYNLAEDANNYRMYLGKMPVQGKGVQVTLEDGNYNPNDDNVNNYLVHEHHIFQVVNELYVSGATAISINGQRLSHDSYILCNGPVIEIDGNQYPAPFVVTAIGDSEVMEGALNIKGGVKDTLVNENIKFTLEKKDTIKMDALRTN; this is encoded by the coding sequence GTGAAGAATAGACGAAAGGGAAGTCATGTAATCTTTTCGTTTGTTTTCCTTGTATTAGGGTTCATTGTTGCCTTTGCCTTTCAGGTGGCACAAGCAGACAAGGACAAAAATAAGTTGAGTGACAGCCAGTTCGACCGTGATCTCTCATTGCGAAACGAGCTAATTGATCAGGAAGAAAAAAATAATCAACTTTTTAAAGAGTTAGAGCAAGCGCAAAAAGAACTATCGGATTATGAAAAAGAACTATCCACTAAGGCTGATTCCTATTACAATCTGGCAGAAGATGCAAACAATTACCGCATGTACTTAGGGAAGATGCCTGTTCAAGGAAAAGGGGTTCAGGTGACATTGGAAGACGGAAACTATAATCCGAATGATGACAATGTGAACAATTACCTTGTACATGAACACCACATCTTCCAAGTGGTGAATGAACTATATGTTTCAGGTGCTACAGCAATTAGCATTAATGGTCAGCGTCTGTCTCATGATTCTTATATTCTTTGCAATGGTCCTGTCATTGAGATTGATGGCAATCAATATCCTGCTCCGTTTGTTGTGACAGCAATTGGCGACAGCGAGGTTATGGAAGGTGCACTCAATATTAAAGGTGGCGTGAAGGACACGCTGGTAAATGAAAACATTAAGTTTACACTAGAAAAAAAGGATACTATTAAAATGGATGCGCTCAGAACAAATTAA